The Microcoleus sp. FACHB-831 genome has a window encoding:
- a CDS encoding nucleoside hydrolase, which produces MIDVVWDMETGDPDDFLTLLLLIGHPEVNLKAVTITPGTPDQIGLVRYAIAEFNLDIPVGAYNIEHPKQCVSKWHYDTYGNIPPSRDAEPGGEILLRYCDENTTLITGCPLKNVGSAMKLNFKVGRLFAQGGFAGEGVVPSEKQLDKFKGMVTCPTYNLNGDSKSALAALSYSGINIRRFVSKNVCHGVYYDQNMHEYFAAVKAKSKSLAWIWQGMDVYLRSHQSGKKFHDPLAACCAIDESIATWAEVELYREKGQWGSRLSPGSGTWIIIDYDSEKFISTLTAY; this is translated from the coding sequence ATGATTGATGTAGTTTGGGACATGGAAACTGGCGATCCGGATGATTTTTTAACGCTATTGTTGTTAATTGGACACCCAGAAGTTAACCTCAAAGCTGTTACAATCACCCCCGGAACGCCAGATCAAATCGGACTGGTGAGATATGCGATCGCGGAATTTAATTTAGATATCCCTGTCGGCGCTTACAACATCGAACATCCCAAGCAATGCGTCTCTAAATGGCACTACGATACTTATGGCAACATTCCCCCCTCCCGCGATGCAGAACCTGGGGGAGAAATTTTGCTGCGCTATTGCGATGAAAATACAACGCTAATTACAGGATGTCCCCTCAAGAATGTGGGAAGCGCTATGAAGTTAAATTTCAAAGTGGGGCGTTTGTTTGCCCAAGGTGGATTTGCAGGCGAGGGTGTAGTTCCATCAGAAAAACAATTAGATAAGTTTAAAGGGATGGTGACTTGCCCTACTTACAACCTCAACGGCGATTCAAAATCTGCTCTCGCTGCGCTTTCTTATTCCGGCATTAATATTAGACGATTTGTGTCTAAAAATGTCTGTCATGGAGTTTATTACGACCAAAATATGCACGAATATTTTGCAGCAGTTAAAGCCAAAAGTAAGTCTCTTGCATGGATTTGGCAGGGGATGGATGTTTACCTGCGATCGCACCAAAGCGGGAAGAAATTCCACGATCCTTTAGCAGCTTGCTGTGCTATTGATGAATCTATCGCTACTTGGGCAGAGGTAGAGTTGTACCGCGAAAAAGGTCAGTGGGGGTCGAGATTATCTCCTGGTTCTGGGACGTGGATTATTATCGATTACGATAGCGAGAAGTTTATCTCTACCTTGACAGCATATTGA
- a CDS encoding bifunctional diguanylate cyclase/phosphodiesterase: MTKILVIEDEEPIRENILELLAAEDFEAAGAENGLVGVSIAREILPDLIICDVMMPDLDGYGVLTALRQDPVTAAIPFIFLTAKAERADLRQAMESGADDYVTKPCTPTELLKAIAARLKRQTNITKPYTQALRQAEERLNHLLHYDSVTNLPNRLLLRERFAQIISDRQENSVALLFLGLDRFSRITDSLRNQDSDRLIKQIAERISETLSMQDTVARLNADQFVVILATLGQRQTVASVAHSILLYLNEPFNLDCGQFFVTASIGIAFYPSEGENIENLMKRAAAAMFSTQKLGGNNYQFYTGNIDVNSAEALVLETSLRRAVERNEFHVYYQPLVELSSGNIVGAEALVRWLSPTRGMVSPAEFIPLAEETGLIVPIGEWVLQTACTQTKIWQDAGFSFSRISVNLSARQFSQPNLSQKIVQILENINLHPSALELELTESSLVENADGAIATLNELKKLGIHIAIDDFGTGYASLSYLKQFPFDTLKIDRSFVHNVTSDSQNTAIMNAVIQLAHNLNLKVTAEGVETEAELNFLCEQQCDTMQGYFFSRPIPAAEFEKLLISNKRLAGRSQSLSP; this comes from the coding sequence ATGACAAAGATTTTAGTTATTGAAGATGAAGAACCCATCCGCGAAAACATTTTAGAATTGCTAGCAGCAGAAGATTTCGAGGCTGCTGGTGCAGAAAATGGTTTAGTGGGCGTATCTATAGCGAGGGAAATATTACCGGATTTAATAATTTGCGACGTGATGATGCCAGATCTCGATGGTTATGGCGTTTTAACAGCATTGCGGCAAGATCCGGTGACAGCGGCAATTCCATTTATTTTCCTGACTGCAAAGGCTGAAAGAGCTGATTTACGCCAAGCAATGGAGTCGGGAGCAGACGACTATGTAACTAAGCCTTGTACGCCAACTGAACTGCTCAAGGCGATCGCAGCGCGACTGAAAAGACAAACCAACATTACTAAACCTTATACACAAGCACTCAGGCAGGCAGAAGAAAGACTAAATCACTTACTCCATTACGACAGCGTTACTAACCTTCCCAATCGCCTGCTATTGCGAGAACGGTTCGCTCAAATAATTAGCGATAGGCAAGAAAATTCCGTCGCTCTTTTATTTCTAGGATTGGATCGGTTCAGCCGCATCACCGACAGTTTGCGAAATCAAGATAGCGATCGCTTAATCAAACAAATCGCCGAACGCATAAGTGAAACTCTCAGCATGCAAGACACTGTGGCTCGGTTGAATGCCGATCAATTTGTCGTAATTCTAGCAACTCTAGGCCAAAGACAAACGGTAGCCAGTGTCGCCCATAGTATTTTGTTATATCTTAATGAACCATTCAACTTAGATTGCGGTCAATTTTTTGTCACGGCTAGTATTGGTATTGCCTTCTATCCCAGCGAAGGAGAGAACATAGAGAATTTGATGAAGAGGGCGGCGGCGGCGATGTTTTCCACTCAAAAGCTGGGGGGGAATAATTATCAATTTTACACCGGAAACATAGATGTAAACTCTGCTGAAGCACTCGTCCTTGAGACAAGTTTGCGGCGTGCAGTAGAACGAAACGAATTTCATGTTTACTATCAACCGCTGGTGGAGCTTTCATCTGGTAATATCGTCGGTGCTGAAGCCTTAGTGCGTTGGCTTTCCCCCACACGAGGAATGGTTTCACCTGCTGAATTTATTCCCTTAGCAGAAGAAACAGGCTTAATTGTTCCGATTGGCGAGTGGGTGTTGCAAACTGCTTGCACCCAAACGAAAATATGGCAAGATGCTGGTTTTTCTTTTTCGCGGATATCCGTTAATTTGTCGGCGCGTCAATTTTCTCAACCGAATCTGAGCCAGAAGATAGTGCAAATATTAGAAAACATAAATCTGCATCCATCGGCTTTAGAATTAGAGCTTACTGAAAGCAGCCTTGTGGAAAATGCTGATGGCGCGATCGCTACCTTAAATGAATTGAAAAAGTTGGGAATTCATATAGCAATCGATGATTTTGGCACTGGTTATGCTTCTTTGAGCTATCTGAAACAATTTCCCTTTGACACTTTAAAAATCGATCGCTCCTTCGTCCACAATGTTACGAGCGATTCGCAAAATACAGCTATTATGAACGCCGTGATTCAATTAGCTCACAACCTGAATCTAAAAGTTACGGCTGAAGGTGTAGAAACAGAAGCTGAACTAAATTTTCTCTGCGAACAGCAATGCGACACGATGCAGGGCTATTTTTTCAGCCGTCCCATACCAGCGGCTGAGTTTGAAAAGCTGCTAATTAGCAATAAGAGGTTGGCGGGGCGATCGCAGTCATTAAGTCCGTAG
- a CDS encoding ATP-dependent DNA ligase, with protein MINSAKLNIEENTGALSRFASVAEQVAATTKRTEKAAFLGNYFTSLSDDDLSHAARYFAGYIFPLRDQRTINIGGAALLTAITAVSGEEKSALQTRLVTLGDPGDVAEEAFNKNVNIDGDNQSLTLSELSNKLEKLAATTGSKRKTELVTELLKVATPVEAKYIVKLLAGDLRIGLKEGAVEDAIARLFKTNVSKVQWANMLTGDIGETALLARHQRLDDARMRLFHPIKFMLASPAADLTEVAKQMPSGFAVEDKYDGIRAQIHLAPAEEDNSILHGNIHNGRRVALFSRTLDEITQSFPDLIDPIAGIISSEAAKGEEGGLILDGEIVPVRDNEILPFQELQKRLGRKKVSEELLAAVPVGFIAYDVLYAQGQVLINQPFSQRRKILESLHFDTLRVRCAASKQVPDISQLDEEFAAARARGNEGLMVKDLDSTYKPGRRGRDWLKIKRALATLDVVVTAAEVGNGKRHRFLSDYTFAVRKSETDPTLLNIGKAYSGLTDAEITELSEWFRAHTLQELAHGKVCLVEPRIVLEVTFDLVQASTRHESGYALRFPRILRVRNDKPAEEIDTLETVRRLAETAPSEPATDKQESFVDAAAKLNIPPPPLGGNSESGIFQLENDINQTPNIEAAHEAFKAFIDSSDRSKSIAILHDSDADGVTAGVVLQLALQRAGFEKVTRVIPDRDRNAWTPANRARVSAVTPDRLFVLDLGSQSEPVINNVPTCFIDHHRPEGVPSNDTLISAYTWEPIPNTSLIVWELCQEIIDVSDLDWIAAIGTMSDLGEKAPFEMLAVAKTKYTAKYLKEASALINAARRASHYNPEVAAQALLTHKDPRSLVNSNNPEVEQLRLAKAEVNTALQEGKKAAPIFAGNVALVRVNSPCQIHPLIAQSWRTRLPKYVVIVANEGYIPGRINFSARTSSGVNVLDLLRGIELSEGEGSYGHGHDSASGGSLPRDRWNELLIKLGFNITEN; from the coding sequence ATGATTAACTCCGCCAAGTTAAACATAGAGGAAAATACTGGAGCGTTGAGCCGTTTTGCCAGCGTTGCCGAACAAGTTGCAGCAACAACTAAGCGGACAGAAAAAGCAGCATTTTTGGGAAACTATTTCACCTCTCTATCTGATGATGATTTGTCTCATGCTGCGCGATACTTTGCCGGATATATATTTCCCCTGCGAGATCAGCGCACAATTAATATTGGTGGGGCGGCATTGCTAACAGCAATAACGGCTGTTAGCGGAGAAGAGAAATCGGCATTACAAACAAGATTAGTAACGCTTGGCGATCCTGGGGATGTAGCAGAAGAAGCTTTTAATAAAAATGTAAATATTGATGGCGATAACCAGAGTCTTACACTTTCTGAATTATCAAATAAACTTGAAAAATTAGCAGCGACAACAGGAAGCAAACGTAAAACTGAGCTTGTCACAGAATTGCTTAAGGTGGCAACGCCAGTTGAAGCGAAATATATAGTTAAGCTATTAGCAGGCGATTTAAGAATTGGGCTTAAAGAAGGTGCAGTTGAAGATGCGATCGCTCGCCTTTTCAAGACAAATGTTTCTAAAGTTCAGTGGGCAAATATGCTAACTGGCGATATTGGCGAAACTGCTTTACTAGCGCGTCACCAAAGACTTGATGACGCGCGGATGCGGCTATTCCATCCTATTAAATTTATGCTCGCTAGTCCCGCCGCAGATTTAACAGAAGTCGCGAAACAAATGCCTTCAGGATTTGCCGTTGAAGACAAGTATGATGGAATTCGCGCTCAAATTCACCTTGCACCAGCCGAGGAAGATAACTCGATTCTTCACGGTAATATCCATAATGGTAGGCGCGTTGCCCTCTTTTCAAGAACGCTTGACGAAATTACCCAAAGCTTTCCAGATTTAATCGATCCAATTGCTGGAATTATATCAAGTGAAGCCGCAAAGGGTGAAGAGGGTGGTTTAATTTTGGACGGGGAAATTGTGCCCGTTAGGGATAATGAAATTTTACCTTTTCAAGAATTGCAAAAGCGACTTGGACGCAAGAAAGTTTCAGAGGAATTACTTGCCGCTGTCCCTGTTGGATTTATTGCCTACGATGTGTTGTACGCTCAAGGGCAAGTGTTAATTAATCAGCCCTTTTCCCAGAGGCGGAAGATTTTAGAATCTCTACATTTTGACACTCTAAGGGTACGTTGTGCTGCTTCAAAACAAGTCCCAGATATTTCCCAATTAGATGAAGAATTTGCCGCAGCGCGAGCCAGGGGAAATGAAGGCTTGATGGTGAAAGATTTGGATTCTACCTATAAACCTGGTAGGAGAGGACGAGATTGGCTGAAAATTAAACGCGCACTGGCAACGCTTGATGTTGTTGTGACAGCAGCCGAGGTAGGAAATGGCAAACGGCATCGCTTTTTGTCTGACTATACTTTTGCCGTGCGAAAGAGCGAAACAGATCCAACACTTTTAAATATTGGTAAGGCTTATTCAGGGTTAACAGATGCAGAGATAACTGAGCTTTCCGAGTGGTTTCGCGCTCATACTTTGCAAGAGTTAGCGCATGGTAAAGTGTGTTTGGTGGAACCGCGCATCGTCCTTGAAGTGACTTTCGATCTCGTGCAAGCTTCGACGCGACATGAAAGCGGTTATGCGCTAAGATTTCCGCGCATTTTGCGGGTGAGGAATGATAAGCCTGCTGAAGAAATTGATACGCTTGAAACTGTGCGTCGTTTGGCGGAAACTGCACCTTCTGAACCTGCAACTGATAAACAGGAATCTTTTGTTGATGCTGCTGCTAAATTGAATATCCCTCCACCCCCCCTTGGAGGCAATAGTGAATCTGGTATTTTTCAGTTAGAAAATGATATAAACCAAACCCCAAATATTGAAGCAGCGCACGAGGCTTTTAAAGCTTTTATTGATAGCAGCGATCGCTCTAAATCTATAGCAATACTGCACGACTCAGACGCCGATGGCGTGACTGCTGGGGTTGTATTGCAGCTAGCCTTGCAACGCGCTGGATTTGAGAAAGTAACCCGCGTTATACCCGATCGCGATCGCAATGCGTGGACGCCTGCAAACCGCGCTCGCGTCTCTGCTGTTACACCCGATCGTTTATTTGTACTCGATCTCGGTAGCCAATCGGAACCAGTAATTAATAATGTTCCTACTTGCTTTATCGATCACCACCGTCCTGAAGGTGTCCCGTCTAATGATACGCTGATTAGCGCTTACACTTGGGAGCCAATTCCTAACACCTCGCTGATAGTTTGGGAACTCTGTCAAGAAATTATAGATGTATCAGATTTAGATTGGATTGCAGCTATCGGGACAATGAGCGATTTAGGTGAAAAGGCTCCTTTTGAAATGTTGGCAGTTGCTAAAACTAAGTACACAGCAAAATATTTAAAGGAAGCTTCTGCCTTAATTAATGCAGCGCGGCGTGCTTCCCACTACAATCCAGAAGTAGCAGCGCAGGCGTTGCTTACGCATAAAGATCCGCGATCGCTCGTTAATTCAAACAACCCCGAAGTTGAGCAACTTCGATTAGCTAAGGCGGAAGTTAATACAGCACTTCAAGAGGGAAAAAAAGCAGCACCAATTTTTGCTGGAAATGTCGCTTTAGTGCGTGTAAATTCACCTTGTCAAATTCATCCGCTAATCGCACAAAGTTGGCGCACGCGATTACCAAAATATGTGGTTATTGTAGCGAATGAGGGATATATTCCCGGTCGGATTAACTTTAGCGCCAGAACGTCATCGGGGGTCAATGTCCTTGACTTGTTACGCGGTATAGAATTATCAGAAGGTGAGGGTAGCTACGGACACGGACACGATAGCGCATCTGGAGGAAGTTTGCCACGCGATCGCTGGAATGAGTTGCTGATCAAACTGGGGTTTAATATCACCGAAAATTAA
- a CDS encoding Fpg/Nei family DNA glycosylase: MPEGPEVRRFADSLCKALEGKEIISLMARTRGAKAWLLEHPGVLINRRIERVRSRGKHLYCLIEGGYYFHSHLMMWGRWAVESEVPLEIDRRERARIVVPDAIAILYSAPIFEIGAGDPFELVENLRTLGPDILPYPEEGLFDTVKFKERLLTPENSDRAIGAALLDQQILAGIGNYLRAEILFDCRLDPWKLVGELTTNELERLCESIVKLALRADEKGGVTVSDEERSRMKTDSTLVYQLGREYGNRHYVFRRTNLPCLRCNDTIRQLRQVTRADEEGEKSRIIYFCPSCQGTTVELKKSKSKSSKVAAEGNKNDAEIASSSIKKTGKRSRPPVDNSENINQVNV, translated from the coding sequence ATGCCGGAAGGACCAGAAGTAAGGCGGTTTGCAGATTCGCTTTGCAAAGCGCTTGAAGGTAAAGAAATAATTTCATTAATGGCACGCACGCGGGGCGCAAAGGCTTGGCTGTTAGAGCATCCAGGTGTTTTAATCAACCGCCGAATTGAACGAGTGCGATCGCGCGGTAAGCACCTTTATTGTTTGATTGAGGGCGGCTACTATTTCCATTCTCACCTAATGATGTGGGGGAGATGGGCGGTGGAAAGTGAAGTACCTCTAGAGATAGATCGTCGGGAAAGAGCGCGAATTGTTGTGCCAGATGCGATCGCTATTCTCTACTCAGCACCAATTTTTGAAATAGGTGCAGGCGATCCTTTTGAACTTGTCGAAAATCTACGCACTCTTGGCCCCGATATCTTACCTTATCCCGAAGAAGGATTATTTGATACTGTAAAGTTTAAAGAACGGTTGCTAACACCTGAAAACAGCGATCGCGCTATTGGTGCGGCGTTACTCGATCAACAAATCTTAGCCGGAATTGGTAATTATTTGAGAGCGGAAATTTTGTTTGATTGTCGCCTCGACCCTTGGAAATTGGTTGGCGAGTTGACAACAAATGAACTGGAACGATTGTGCGAGTCAATTGTTAAACTAGCGCTGCGAGCCGATGAGAAGGGCGGGGTTACTGTTTCTGATGAAGAGCGATCGCGCATGAAAACTGATTCTACGCTAGTTTATCAACTCGGACGCGAGTATGGGAATCGGCACTATGTTTTTCGTCGCACCAATTTACCTTGTTTGAGATGTAACGACACAATTCGCCAATTGCGTCAAGTGACAAGAGCGGATGAAGAAGGCGAGAAAAGTAGGATTATCTACTTTTGTCCTAGTTGTCAGGGGACGACGGTAGAGCTTAAGAAATCAAAAAGCAAGTCTTCTAAAGTTGCGGCTGAGGGAAATAAAAATGATGCAGAGATTGCCTCAAGTTCTATTAAAAAGACGGGGAAGCGATCGCGTCCTCCCGTCGATAATAGCGAAAATATTAATCAGGTGAATGTATGA